A genomic region of Candidatus Binatia bacterium contains the following coding sequences:
- the lexA gene encoding transcriptional repressor LexA has translation MQLSQSSALVDAANDFECCDTVEIPLLGVVAAGAPYEAGALEETLNVPTTLWGGRRVFALRVRGHSMIDEGIHNGDYLIVEPRPTAENGQTVVAEIDGCVTVKKYYREADGQVRLQPANPEMLPLIIHGASVRVIGVVAGIVRKFGFERPRALPGTTESRPAPSAKTPTTNHRPLFPGDDSASLDLAVNVMDSQLVRWQAAIARAKHDKRLRRQVPQMEEMSRNLQAVRDWCARTRKPSLRRALVNEANRIMRRMQRFATVTPVQLTDLV, from the coding sequence CGCGCTAGTGGATGCAGCGAACGACTTCGAATGCTGTGATACGGTTGAGATTCCACTGCTCGGCGTCGTGGCGGCCGGCGCGCCATACGAGGCCGGCGCGCTCGAAGAGACGCTCAACGTGCCCACGACCTTGTGGGGTGGAAGACGGGTGTTTGCGCTGCGCGTGCGTGGCCATTCGATGATCGACGAAGGCATCCACAACGGCGATTACCTGATTGTGGAGCCGCGCCCGACGGCAGAGAACGGTCAGACGGTGGTGGCCGAGATCGATGGCTGCGTCACCGTGAAGAAGTATTACCGCGAGGCCGACGGGCAAGTGCGGCTCCAACCCGCCAATCCCGAGATGCTGCCGTTGATCATCCACGGTGCGAGTGTGCGTGTTATCGGCGTGGTCGCCGGAATCGTACGCAAGTTCGGCTTCGAAAGGCCTCGCGCGCTGCCCGGCACCACGGAAAGCCGGCCGGCACCGTCAGCGAAAACTCCGACGACCAATCACCGCCCGCTATTTCCGGGCGACGACTCGGCCTCCCTCGACCTGGCGGTGAACGTCATGGACAGTCAGCTCGTCCGCTGGCAGGCGGCCATCGCTCGCGCCAAGCACGACAAGCGGCTGCGCCGGCAAGTCCCGCAGATGGAAGAGATGAGCCGGAACCTCCAGGCCGTGCGTGACTGGTGCGCCCGTACTCGCAAGCCGAGCCTGCGTCGCGCCTTGGTCAATGAAGCCAACCGCATCATGCGCCGCATGCAGCGCTTCGCCACGGTCACGCCGGTGCAGTTGACGGACCTCGT